The proteins below come from a single Acaryochloris sp. CCMEE 5410 genomic window:
- a CDS encoding CTB family bacteriocin codes for MSELFTELSDQQQELVAGGSVTLLNVNATNFYSNTEILGAAGAAGSTPGGSVAVGEIAGANQEIDTKALSVQFGNVA; via the coding sequence ATGTCTGAATTATTTACTGAATTGTCTGATCAACAGCAAGAGCTTGTAGCTGGTGGTTCAGTCACTCTACTCAACGTCAACGCGACCAACTTCTACTCCAATACTGAGATCCTTGGGGCTGCTGGGGCTGCTGGCTCCACACCAGGTGGATCAGTTGCTGTTGGCGAAATTGCTGGTGCGAACCAAGAAATTGATACTAAAGCACTTAGTGTTCAATTCGGTAACGTTGCTTAG
- the ispE gene encoding 4-(cytidine 5'-diphospho)-2-C-methyl-D-erythritol kinase, translating into MHAYTLKAPAKINLLLEIIGDRPDGFHELVMVMQSVNLADIVELQPLSGDRIQLFCNHPQVPCDESNLAHRAARLMQEQFPGKGGVAITIDKKIPIGAGLAGGSADAAAVLVGLDLMWGLGLTQAELHTYAAKLGSDIPFCVSGGTALALGRGEELTPLPDLDQLYAVLAKYRSLSVATPWAYKTYRQQFSESYARDPEALEKRRREGHSVELLAAISHRDSQKVPQYLYNDLEKVVLPEHPQVQEIRDLFQSFGALGTMMSGSGPTVFGLVDSRSKAELMATQLQTALPDPDLEILVTKFCSSGIQLLS; encoded by the coding sequence ATGCATGCTTATACGCTGAAGGCTCCCGCCAAGATCAATCTATTGTTGGAAATTATTGGCGATCGACCGGATGGGTTCCATGAATTGGTGATGGTGATGCAGAGCGTTAACCTGGCGGATATCGTGGAGTTACAGCCTCTCAGTGGTGACCGGATTCAGCTGTTTTGTAATCACCCTCAAGTGCCTTGCGACGAGTCGAACTTGGCCCATCGGGCTGCGCGGCTGATGCAGGAGCAGTTCCCCGGCAAAGGCGGTGTTGCCATTACGATTGATAAAAAAATTCCCATTGGTGCGGGTCTGGCGGGAGGTTCTGCAGATGCAGCAGCGGTGTTGGTGGGCTTGGATCTGATGTGGGGGTTGGGATTAACCCAAGCTGAACTCCATACCTATGCGGCCAAGTTGGGGTCTGATATTCCTTTTTGTGTGTCGGGGGGAACGGCCTTGGCTTTAGGGCGAGGGGAAGAATTGACGCCCCTTCCTGACTTGGATCAGCTCTATGCAGTGTTGGCCAAGTATCGCAGTTTGTCCGTTGCCACGCCTTGGGCCTATAAGACCTATCGGCAACAATTTAGTGAGTCCTATGCTCGTGATCCAGAAGCGTTAGAAAAGCGGCGACGTGAAGGACATTCGGTGGAACTGTTAGCCGCAATTTCCCATCGCGACTCCCAAAAAGTGCCTCAATATCTATATAACGATTTGGAGAAAGTGGTCTTGCCTGAACATCCTCAGGTGCAGGAAATTCGCGACTTATTCCAATCTTTTGGAGCCTTGGGAACGATGATGTCGGGGTCAGGACCAACGGTGTTTGGGTTAGTGGATTCGCGCTCAAAAGCCGAGTTGATGGCGACCCAGCTACAAACGGCACTCCCAGATCCAGATTTAGAAATTTTGGTGACTAAATTTTGTAGTAGTGGCATTCAGTTGCTGTCTTAG
- a CDS encoding TerD family protein — MTPASGPRALPPHISQLRCGLGWDAQEESSLDLDLTVLALGVDGTLMDGNEGMIYAGRPRHPSGAIKLLADNLTGEGEGDDEELLVYLLMLPTDIAKLLFVVSIDCGETQKQDFSQTENAFWRILNDANQEVLLQCSLSNAQWQGVTMLLVASLERLDTQWQIVPCLEPARQKNRNELLHQYLAE, encoded by the coding sequence ATGACTCCCGCTTCTGGCCCGCGAGCTTTACCACCTCATATTTCTCAACTCCGTTGTGGTTTGGGTTGGGATGCCCAGGAAGAATCATCACTGGATTTGGATCTGACGGTTTTGGCCCTGGGAGTGGATGGAACGTTAATGGATGGAAATGAGGGCATGATTTACGCGGGGCGTCCTCGCCATCCGTCTGGCGCGATTAAGTTGCTCGCTGACAACTTGACGGGTGAGGGGGAAGGGGATGATGAGGAGTTGTTAGTTTATCTGCTGATGTTACCAACAGATATCGCCAAGCTGTTGTTTGTGGTTTCGATTGATTGTGGGGAAACCCAGAAGCAAGATTTTAGTCAGACTGAAAATGCGTTTTGGCGAATTTTGAATGATGCCAACCAAGAGGTGTTGTTGCAGTGTTCTTTGTCTAATGCTCAATGGCAGGGTGTGACGATGCTATTGGTGGCATCGCTAGAACGTTTAGATACTCAATGGCAGATCGTTCCTTGCTTGGAACCTGCCCGGCAGAAAAATCGTAATGAGTTGCTGCATCAATATCTTGCAGAGTGA
- a CDS encoding CTB family bacteriocin, with amino-acid sequence MESQFHSALFQFVPTFQSPIMSGQSSELFIELSEHEQEGVAGGTTTLFNLNQTEFFSQLNLYQASGVATAGPSGASASGSITHMNQTIDTKAFNFAFGQID; translated from the coding sequence ATGGAATCACAATTTCATTCAGCCCTATTCCAGTTTGTCCCAACGTTCCAATCACCCATTATGTCTGGTCAATCCTCTGAGTTATTTATAGAGCTATCTGAACATGAGCAAGAAGGTGTTGCAGGGGGCACAACAACACTATTCAACTTAAATCAGACGGAATTCTTCTCTCAGTTAAACCTATATCAAGCGAGTGGCGTAGCCACTGCTGGCCCCAGCGGTGCTAGCGCATCTGGGTCAATCACCCACATGAACCAAACCATAGACACTAAGGCATTCAACTTCGCCTTCGGCCAGATTGATTGA
- a CDS encoding CTB family bacteriocin — MSELFTELSDQQQELVAGGSITLINANLTSFKSNTEVLGAAGGAASGPGGSAAVGEIAGANQELHTTAINFQYGNVL; from the coding sequence ATGTCTGAATTATTTACTGAATTATCTGATCAACAGCAAGAACTCGTTGCTGGTGGTTCAATCACATTGATCAACGCCAATCTAACCAGCTTTAAATCCAATACTGAAGTCCTTGGGGCTGCAGGTGGAGCTGCTTCTGGCCCTGGTGGATCTGCCGCAGTTGGTGAAATTGCTGGTGCCAACCAAGAACTTCATACCACTGCCATTAACTTTCAGTATGGCAACGTACTATAG
- a CDS encoding Uma2 family endonuclease translates to MRTPTQWSVADYQRMRKLGILDHRRCELINGEIWDITPERELHRFFTDRDAGYLRQILQKQAVVFEGHPITLAKSEPEPDIAIVRRPDTRYLQHHPYPEDIYWLVEVADSTLAYDLNTKRKLYAEAGIAEYWVIDVAGREMTMFRDLWDGDYSTQNVVSDGIVCPVAFPGKPIEVRQLVSIPEGYANDP, encoded by the coding sequence GTGCGGACACCCACCCAATGGTCAGTTGCAGACTATCAGCGCATGCGAAAGTTGGGTATTCTTGACCATCGGCGCTGTGAACTGATCAATGGAGAAATTTGGGATATCACGCCAGAGCGGGAGCTTCATCGATTTTTTACTGATCGCGATGCTGGTTACCTGAGACAAATACTTCAAAAGCAAGCAGTCGTTTTTGAGGGCCATCCTATTACCCTGGCTAAGTCTGAACCTGAGCCAGATATTGCGATTGTGCGTCGACCGGATACTCGTTATCTACAGCATCATCCCTATCCAGAAGATATTTATTGGTTAGTGGAGGTTGCAGATTCTACTCTGGCTTACGATTTGAACACTAAACGAAAGCTCTATGCGGAAGCAGGTATTGCGGAGTATTGGGTCATTGATGTGGCTGGAAGGGAAATGACAATGTTTAGAGACTTATGGGATGGTGATTATTCGACTCAGAATGTCGTGAGTGACGGAATCGTGTGTCCTGTTGCTTTTCCAGGTAAGCCAATAGAGGTTCGACAATTGGTAAGTATTCCAGAGGGATATGCCAATGATCCGTAA
- a CDS encoding CTB family bacteriocin: MSELFTDLSDQQQELVAGGSVTLLNVNATNFYSNTEILGAAGAAGSTPGGSVAVGEIAGANQEIYTNALGVQFGNVS; the protein is encoded by the coding sequence ATGTCTGAATTATTTACTGACTTGTCTGATCAACAGCAAGAACTCGTTGCTGGTGGTTCAGTCACTCTACTCAACGTCAACGCGACCAACTTCTACTCAAATACTGAAATCCTTGGGGCTGCTGGAGCTGCTGGCTCTACTCCAGGTGGATCAGTTGCTGTTGGTGAAATTGCTGGTGCGAACCAAGAAATTTATACCAATGCTCTTGGTGTTCAATTTGGTAATGTTTCCTAG
- the rsmA gene encoding 16S rRNA (adenine(1518)-N(6)/adenine(1519)-N(6))-dimethyltransferase RsmA, translating to MPRPRKRFAQHWLKSQAVLRQIIAAAKIQGCDRILEIGPGRGVLTRELLAQAQSVVSVELDRDLCKSLRHTFNDQENFTLLELDFLNLDVAAELAEPLPNKVVANIPYNITSPILSKLLGRIDAPAQPVYETVVLLIQKEVADRLVAEPGSKIFNGLSVRSQYLADCELICPVPASAFKPAPKVESAVVRLTPRLYPQPAQNPQWLSTLLKVGFSSRRKMLRNNLKSLVDRDQLSECLNTLNISLQARAEDLSVAQWIALSDSVHPSQV from the coding sequence ATGCCCAGGCCCCGTAAACGTTTTGCTCAGCATTGGCTAAAAAGCCAGGCTGTGCTCCGGCAGATTATTGCTGCAGCCAAGATACAAGGATGCGATCGCATTCTTGAAATCGGTCCGGGCAGAGGGGTCTTGACCCGAGAACTGCTGGCCCAAGCTCAGTCCGTGGTTTCCGTTGAGCTAGATCGAGACCTATGTAAATCCTTGCGTCACACCTTTAATGACCAGGAAAATTTCACATTACTAGAACTTGACTTTCTCAACTTGGATGTGGCGGCAGAACTAGCAGAGCCGCTCCCGAATAAAGTCGTTGCCAATATTCCCTATAACATTACGAGTCCGATTCTGAGTAAGCTGCTGGGCCGTATTGATGCCCCTGCTCAACCTGTTTATGAAACGGTGGTCTTGCTGATCCAAAAAGAGGTAGCGGATCGATTGGTGGCTGAGCCGGGTTCAAAGATCTTTAATGGATTGTCGGTGCGATCGCAATATCTCGCAGACTGCGAATTGATTTGTCCAGTCCCCGCCTCTGCCTTTAAGCCTGCCCCTAAAGTAGAGTCGGCGGTGGTGCGACTGACCCCTCGTCTCTATCCCCAACCTGCCCAAAATCCGCAATGGCTTTCAACCTTACTAAAAGTAGGATTTAGCAGTCGCCGCAAGATGTTGCGCAATAACCTCAAGTCACTCGTGGATCGAGACCAGTTATCAGAGTGTTTGAATACCCTCAATATCAGTCTCCAGGCTCGTGCAGAAGACCTGAGTGTGGCCCAGTGGATTGCCTTAAGTGATTCTGTGCATCCAAGCCAGGTATAG
- a CDS encoding leucine-rich repeat domain-containing protein, with protein sequence MTSNAAFQVAKQRIAEAKRIAAPTLDLCSLKLTEVPKEIGQLTNLIALSLSGNQLTEVPKEIGKLTNLIALSLSGNQLTEVPKEIGKLANLTQLRLHQNRLTEVPEEIGQLASLTELSLFQNQLTEVPKEIGQLINLTELYLSQNQLMKIPKDLERLISLTKLYLSQNQLTEAPKELGKLINLMELYLSQNQLTEVPKEFGQLTSLIKLNLSQNRLTGVPQELGELKSLTELHLSQNKLMEVPKELGKLTNLTWLHIDQNQLTEIPEEIGQLTKLTELSLSHNQLKEVPKELGQLARLTRFSLSQNQLIEIPKEIGKIAKLIWLRIDQNQLTEVPRELSQLVNLTRLHLHQNQLTKIPKELGKVTKLTELSLSQNQLIEVPKELGQLINLVELRLNQNQLTKVPKELGKLTNLTRLHLSYNKLIEVPKELGKLASLRELDLDQNQLTKVPKELGKLAKLVILDLSNNSLNPELSAAYEQGLETFFAYLQAQDENQIILNEAKLILIGEGEVGKTSLLGALRGDPWVENRETTHGVEVDIKSLAVQDTNSGTDITFNGWDFGGQNIYRHTHQLFFTAPAIYLAVWNPRRGPEQCRVDEWIKMVKHRAYDDARPDVKPYIFVVATHGGPNERLDHIDEQALRDEFGDLTVRFHHVDSKTKFQLDDLKQSITKTAAQIPQIGRAVPASWQQVLEAIRERSQTEPWITYEQFQILCTEQQVDLALAKTYAAILNELGHLIHYNTDPTLKDTVILKPEWLSKAISFVLEDPQVKAQNGLVRHSRLSHLWNDPARGDDRYPLELHPVFCKLMERFDLSYQVELPDVDAQTTSLIAQLVPSKRPENWEQAWILQPGDTERTQVCRLLDKETGRTVEAEGLMYRLIVRLHRYSLGRQNYYDSRHWKNGLILDDGFNGRAFIEEIGGDLYVTVRAAYPTGFLGHLCAEIIWLVKSFWKGIDPRLYIPCPTENCKGLLEREEILEFKNQGMPKVRCAVCKTFHPIDGLMATTVAKPEWQDAVSELKQGQQQILTAFNTNFDALSVQLKILMSQADEQFQALLTTLTDPAKDGPRLFSFEPVDPGFWDKPNWIAQKFRLTLWCEHSRLPLPVISGEAKTGVYELEITHDWLKRASPFLRILSVTLKLALPIAIPGTKLATDDDEYKAITEQLEFGIKSSTSLISGSEKVGDWLVAGDATELNQASTATQNVIRAQGSVLRELHALLREKDPASSFGGLERVQNRVC encoded by the coding sequence ATGACTTCTAATGCAGCATTTCAGGTAGCTAAGCAACGGATTGCAGAGGCAAAGAGGATAGCAGCACCTACCCTTGATCTTTGTAGTTTAAAACTAACAGAAGTCCCCAAAGAAATTGGGCAACTTACCAATCTGATAGCACTTTCCTTATCCGGCAACCAACTAACAGAAGTCCCCAAAGAAATTGGGAAACTTACCAATCTGATAGCACTTTCCTTATCCGGCAACCAACTAACAGAAGTCCCCAAAGAAATTGGGAAACTTGCCAATTTAACCCAACTTCGTCTCCACCAAAATCGACTAACGGAAGTTCCTGAAGAAATTGGGCAACTTGCTAGCTTGACAGAGCTTAGCCTCTTTCAAAATCAACTAACAGAAGTTCCTAAAGAAATAGGACAACTCATCAACCTGACGGAACTTTACCTCTCCCAAAATCAGCTGATGAAGATACCCAAAGACCTTGAACGACTCATCAGTCTAACAAAACTTTACCTCTCCCAAAATCAACTAACAGAAGCCCCGAAAGAACTTGGGAAACTCATCAATCTAATGGAGCTTTACCTCTCCCAGAATCAACTAACAGAAGTACCCAAGGAATTCGGACAACTCACCAGCCTAATAAAGCTGAACCTCTCCCAAAATAGACTGACAGGGGTTCCACAAGAACTTGGAGAACTCAAAAGCCTGACGGAACTCCATCTCTCCCAAAACAAACTCATGGAGGTACCAAAAGAACTTGGAAAACTTACCAACTTAACCTGGCTTCACATCGACCAAAATCAACTAACAGAGATTCCTGAAGAAATCGGACAACTTACCAAGCTAACAGAACTTTCCCTCTCCCATAATCAATTAAAAGAAGTACCTAAAGAACTCGGACAACTTGCTAGGCTTACTCGTTTTTCCCTCAGCCAAAATCAACTAATAGAGATACCAAAAGAAATCGGGAAAATCGCCAAATTAATCTGGCTTCGCATCGACCAAAATCAGCTAACAGAGGTTCCCAGAGAACTTAGTCAACTCGTCAATTTAACTCGACTCCACCTCCACCAAAATCAACTAACGAAAATTCCTAAAGAGCTTGGGAAAGTTACCAAGCTAACAGAACTTTCTCTCTCCCAGAACCAACTAATAGAAGTACCTAAAGAACTTGGGCAACTCATCAATCTAGTGGAGCTTCGCCTCAACCAAAATCAATTGACTAAGGTTCCCAAAGAACTTGGAAAACTCACCAATCTGACTCGACTCCACCTCTCCTATAATAAGCTGATAGAAGTCCCCAAAGAACTTGGAAAACTCGCTAGCCTGAGGGAGCTTGACCTCGACCAAAATCAATTGACTAAGGTTCCCAAAGAACTTGGAAAACTTGCCAAGCTGGTGATACTTGACCTCAGCAATAACTCACTCAACCCTGAGCTGTCAGCAGCGTATGAGCAAGGACTAGAAACCTTTTTTGCCTATTTACAGGCGCAGGATGAGAACCAAATTATCTTGAATGAAGCCAAGCTCATCTTGATTGGTGAAGGGGAAGTCGGTAAGACTAGCTTATTGGGCGCACTTCGGGGTGATCCGTGGGTCGAAAATCGAGAAACGACGCATGGTGTCGAAGTCGATATCAAGTCCCTAGCTGTTCAAGATACTAATAGCGGCACCGACATCACCTTTAATGGCTGGGATTTTGGGGGCCAAAATATCTATCGCCATACCCACCAACTTTTCTTTACTGCCCCAGCAATTTATCTTGCCGTTTGGAATCCTCGCCGCGGCCCAGAGCAATGCCGGGTCGATGAGTGGATCAAAATGGTCAAACATCGTGCCTATGATGATGCTCGGCCTGATGTAAAGCCCTATATTTTTGTTGTAGCAACCCATGGTGGCCCCAACGAGCGGCTTGATCATATAGACGAACAAGCCCTCCGAGATGAATTTGGGGATTTAACTGTCAGATTTCACCATGTGGATAGCAAAACTAAGTTTCAGCTTGATGACCTTAAACAGTCCATTACCAAGACTGCTGCCCAAATCCCGCAAATTGGACGGGCTGTACCTGCGAGTTGGCAGCAAGTGCTAGAGGCGATTCGTGAGCGCAGCCAAACCGAACCCTGGATTACTTACGAACAGTTTCAAATTCTCTGCACCGAACAGCAGGTGGATTTAGCCTTAGCCAAAACCTACGCAGCCATCCTCAACGAATTAGGGCATCTGATTCACTACAACACAGATCCGACCCTCAAAGATACCGTTATCCTCAAGCCCGAATGGCTAAGTAAAGCCATCAGCTTTGTTTTAGAAGATCCTCAAGTCAAAGCTCAGAATGGCCTGGTCCGCCATAGCCGTCTCAGCCATTTATGGAATGACCCAGCTAGAGGCGATGATCGCTATCCTCTCGAACTGCATCCCGTCTTTTGCAAGCTGATGGAACGATTTGATCTGTCCTATCAAGTCGAACTGCCCGATGTCGATGCCCAAACCACCAGCTTAATTGCCCAACTGGTCCCCAGCAAACGACCTGAGAACTGGGAACAAGCTTGGATACTACAACCCGGTGATACAGAACGAACCCAAGTCTGTCGTCTGCTCGATAAAGAAACGGGACGCACCGTAGAAGCTGAAGGATTAATGTATCGGCTAATTGTCCGCTTACATCGCTATTCCCTGGGCCGTCAAAATTACTACGATAGCCGTCACTGGAAAAATGGCCTGATTCTAGACGATGGTTTTAACGGTCGCGCCTTTATTGAAGAAATTGGAGGTGACCTCTATGTCACCGTCCGCGCCGCCTACCCCACAGGCTTCCTCGGGCATCTCTGTGCCGAAATTATATGGCTCGTCAAATCCTTCTGGAAAGGCATTGACCCTCGCCTCTATATTCCCTGCCCTACCGAAAACTGTAAAGGCTTGCTAGAGCGGGAGGAAATCCTAGAGTTCAAGAACCAGGGCATGCCCAAGGTGCGCTGTGCCGTCTGCAAAACCTTCCACCCCATTGATGGTTTAATGGCCACCACTGTTGCCAAACCGGAATGGCAAGACGCTGTATCGGAACTAAAGCAAGGACAGCAACAGATCCTCACCGCCTTCAATACCAACTTTGATGCCCTTAGCGTTCAGCTCAAGATCCTAATGAGCCAAGCTGACGAGCAATTCCAAGCCCTCCTCACCACTCTGACTGATCCAGCTAAAGACGGTCCTCGCCTCTTTAGCTTTGAACCCGTCGATCCAGGCTTTTGGGATAAACCCAACTGGATAGCGCAAAAATTCCGGCTCACCCTCTGGTGCGAACATAGTCGGTTGCCCTTACCAGTAATCAGTGGTGAAGCCAAGACAGGTGTTTACGAACTAGAAATCACTCACGATTGGCTGAAACGAGCCTCTCCCTTTCTCCGAATTCTGTCGGTTACCCTCAAACTAGCCTTACCCATCGCCATTCCCGGCACCAAGCTTGCCACCGATGACGACGAGTACAAGGCCATCACCGAACAGCTAGAATTTGGCATCAAATCATCCACCTCGTTAATTTCAGGCAGCGAAAAAGTGGGCGATTGGTTAGTGGCAGGGGACGCCACCGAATTAAACCAGGCCAGTACAGCAACCCAAAACGTAATTCGTGCCCAAGGCTCAGTTCTACGAGAGCTTCATGCATTACTCAGGGAGAAAGATCCAGCCAGTAGCTTTGGTGGCCTCGAACGAGTCCAAAATAGGGTTTGCTGA
- a CDS encoding HlyD family secretion protein, producing the protein MNTLQPDQLHFVQEDEFLPSISPWISMGGMVLVLVFGAAVAISSTLKFSITVKAPAAIRPAGGLSIVQSGIDGTITHINVEENQVVKKGDLFAQLDDSGLQTRKSQLQGDIQSITLQRYQINAQLRALDHQIIAETRLVSRSIAAAEANLTSHRRRYQDLKISTEADLEEAQAGYHLASEEYLRFKELEESGAIAKLQVKEKEASLKAASARIKRLKAATNPSDATIDQALEQIAQEKARGSVTLAGLNQQKEQLMRTRIEAQKQLQRTQKELQQIDNELKGTKIRAPIDGTVLQLNLRNPGQVVQPGIPIAQIAPRNAPLIIKARVNAQDINQVKTGQMVQMRVSACPYTDYGTLQGTVMKVSPDAIPVNDASGPATSPAFYEVTVQPRTLYMGNQQRWCRLQFGMEGRADIVSRQETVLQFVLKKARLMSNF; encoded by the coding sequence ATGAATACCCTCCAACCTGATCAACTTCACTTTGTTCAGGAAGATGAATTTTTACCCTCCATTAGCCCGTGGATTTCAATGGGGGGAATGGTTTTGGTGCTGGTATTCGGTGCCGCTGTTGCCATTTCCTCTACCCTCAAATTCAGCATTACTGTCAAAGCCCCTGCAGCCATTCGGCCTGCAGGTGGCCTGAGTATCGTCCAAAGTGGCATTGACGGCACCATTACTCATATCAACGTGGAGGAAAACCAGGTCGTCAAAAAAGGCGATCTGTTTGCACAGCTAGACGATTCAGGGTTGCAAACCCGCAAAAGCCAACTGCAAGGAGATATCCAATCTATTACTCTGCAGAGATATCAGATCAATGCTCAACTCAGAGCGTTAGACCATCAAATTATTGCTGAAACCCGGTTAGTCAGCCGTTCCATCGCCGCCGCAGAAGCCAACTTAACCTCACACCGTCGTCGCTACCAAGATCTTAAAATCAGTACCGAAGCAGACCTAGAAGAAGCCCAAGCCGGGTACCACCTGGCTTCTGAAGAGTATCTACGCTTCAAAGAACTCGAGGAATCAGGAGCCATTGCCAAGCTGCAGGTCAAAGAGAAAGAAGCCTCTTTGAAAGCAGCATCCGCCAGGATTAAGCGTCTCAAGGCTGCAACCAATCCGTCAGACGCCACTATTGATCAAGCCTTAGAACAAATTGCCCAGGAGAAAGCCAGAGGTAGTGTCACCCTTGCAGGCCTCAATCAACAAAAAGAACAGCTGATGCGCACCCGCATCGAAGCCCAAAAGCAGCTCCAACGGACTCAAAAAGAGCTACAGCAAATCGATAACGAACTCAAAGGCACTAAAATCCGGGCTCCCATTGATGGCACCGTTTTACAGCTCAATCTGCGCAATCCCGGCCAAGTGGTGCAGCCTGGAATCCCCATCGCTCAAATTGCCCCCCGCAACGCTCCTTTGATTATCAAGGCTAGGGTCAACGCCCAAGATATCAACCAGGTGAAAACAGGGCAGATGGTTCAAATGCGCGTTTCAGCCTGCCCCTACACGGACTACGGCACCTTACAAGGAACCGTTATGAAGGTGTCACCGGATGCCATTCCGGTGAATGATGCTAGCGGTCCAGCCACCAGTCCAGCTTTTTATGAAGTTACCGTTCAACCTCGAACCTTATATATGGGCAATCAACAGCGCTGGTGCCGCCTGCAATTCGGGATGGAGGGTCGAGCCGATATTGTGTCACGCCAAGAAACCGTTCTCCAATTTGTATTGAAAAAAGCCCGCTTAATGTCCAACTTTTAA